Genomic window (Sphingomonas sp. S1-29):
ATCGGCAAGGCGCGCGGCCAGATCGGATTTGAGCGCGATCAACGTCAGCGTACGCCCCAGCAGGTCGTGCAGATCGCGCGCGATCCGCTCGCGCTCGGCCTCTCGCGCCAGCAGGCGAACTTCCTCCTGCGCGCGAAGCAGCGCGCCGTGCTTCTCGCCAAGCGCGAGCCCCGCCATCTTGCCGTACACGACCATGGCTTCGAACAGCGGCACCATCACCGCGACATACCAGGGCAGGCCCGCGCCGATCACTGCGATGATCGACACCAGCATCAGCCCGGCGACGAGGCGCACTGCATGGCGCGCGGGCCGCAGCTCTGCCGCCGTTGAACACGCATACACCGCAAGCACCGCCCAATTGCCCCCGAACGGGATCATCGCAATCGCCAGCGCCATCATCAGGATCGCCGATGCGATGATCCGGCGGCCCGAAACGCGTGCGGCGTAGATGTAGAGCGCGAGAAACAGCGCCAGCCCGGCGGCGGACGCGACCAGGTCGAGCGTGTTCGGCGGATTGCCAAGCCAAGGCACCCCGAACAGCGGCAGATAGACCAGCCAGATCCATGGGCCACGAACGTCGACCAGGCGCTGGTACCAGCGCTGGCCGCCAACCCCTGGAGTCGCGTTCGGTTGCATATGGGCGATGGTCGCTGGCGGTTGGCCGGCGGTCAAGCCGGGCTTCGCCGCCAGCCACCCACCGCGAACCACGCGGCCGCGGCCGAAATCGCGACCAGTGTGAGCAAGTGCAGCCATATCGCGCCCTGCGGTGGAACGCCGATCGTCGCGAGCGCGAGCTGCCCAAGATGGAACGACGGCGTCGCCCACGCGATCTGTTGCATCCAGCCGGGCAGGATCGTGACCGGCATCCACAGGCCGCCGAGGATAGAGAACCCGAGATACAGCGCGTTCGACGCGGCGATCGCGCCCTTTGAGCCGAGTCGCATCCCGGCCGCGAAGCCCAGTAAGGCGAACGGCACGACCGACAGCAGATGCACCGCCACCAGCAAGCTCCATTGCTGGGGACGCAGGCTGACCCCGCCGAGCAACGCGAGGCCGTAGATCAACCCCAGCGCCATCGCCGCCATCGCTCCGGCCGCCACCAGCTTGGCGAAGACATAGGCGCCCGCAGGAAGCGGCGACACCCGCTTCAATTCGATCAGCCCGTTTTCGCGTTCGATCGCGACACCTGCGCCAAAGCCGAACAGGGCAGGGCCGGTGGCGGCGAACACCCCGAAGGTCGCGAGCGAATATGCCGCGGCGTCGGGGCCGGCCTTGTTGAGCGCGACCGCGAACAAGCCGTAGAAGGCCGCGGGGGTAATGATCGTCGGCAGGGTGAATTGGGGCAGGCGAAGGCTCTTGCGCAGTTCGGCGACGCTTTCGCGCCCGAAGACGCCGAGCGGATCGGCAATGGCGGTGTCCATCACGCTGCCCTTTTCATGCTGGAGAGATGGCTGAGGGCGTCCTCGAGCGAGGCGGCGGTGATCGTGAGGTCGCAGATCGTGGGATCGGTGCCGAGCAGCGCGCGCGCCGTCGCCGCGCCGTCGGCGACCATGAGCGTGGCAGCAGCGCCGTTCCGGTCGATCGAGCGCACGCCGGGGAGCGCCGCGAGCTGGTGCTTCGAAAGCGCGGTGCGGCAGCGGATCGTCGAACCCGCGACTCGCGCCTTGATCGCGGCGGGGGCATCGTCGGCGATGATCCGCCCCTCGTCGATCACGATGATCCGGTCGGCCAGCGCATCGGCCTCTTCGAGATAATGGGTGGTCAGTAGTACCGCCGCGCCGCCATCGGCCTCGTCGCGCACCGTCGTCCAAAGCTGCCGCCGCGCTTCGTGATCGAGGCCGGTGGTCGGCTCGTCTAGCACGAGCAGGTCGGGGCGGCCGCAGATCGCCAGCGCGTAATGCAGCCGGCGTTGCTGCCCGCCCGAAAGCTTGCCAGCGGGGCGCGCTTCGAGCCCCTCGAGCCCCGCCAGCGCGATGGTGGCCGTCACCTCGCGCG
Coding sequences:
- a CDS encoding ABC transporter permease, which translates into the protein MDTAIADPLGVFGRESVAELRKSLRLPQFTLPTIITPAAFYGLFAVALNKAGPDAAAYSLATFGVFAATGPALFGFGAGVAIERENGLIELKRVSPLPAGAYVFAKLVAAGAMAAMALGLIYGLALLGGVSLRPQQWSLLVAVHLLSVVPFALLGFAAGMRLGSKGAIAASNALYLGFSILGGLWMPVTILPGWMQQIAWATPSFHLGQLALATIGVPPQGAIWLHLLTLVAISAAAAWFAVGGWRRSPA
- a CDS encoding sensor histidine kinase, encoding MQPNATPGVGGQRWYQRLVDVRGPWIWLVYLPLFGVPWLGNPPNTLDLVASAAGLALFLALYIYAARVSGRRIIASAILMMALAIAMIPFGGNWAVLAVYACSTAAELRPARHAVRLVAGLMLVSIIAVIGAGLPWYVAVMVPLFEAMVVYGKMAGLALGEKHGALLRAQEEVRLLAREAERERIARDLHDLLGRTLTLIALKSDLAARLADTDPAAAKREIDEVGQAARGGLAEVRATVADMHHTGLAREIEASRAALRTAGVACTVIGEELATSAANSAVLAMALRESITNVIRHAAATSCTIALQDDGTAVALIVSDDGRGGQFREGSGLRGMRARLSAAGGRLRVEARGSGTRVTAAVPAAVA
- a CDS encoding ABC transporter ATP-binding protein, coding for MGTDTMAVVARLDGISKRFENHLVLDDIALEVRAGEVTALLGPNGAGKTTCVGILTGRLAPASGQVELFGLDPARPAARARMGVMLQSGGLPDVLTVLELITLQSGYYRYPREVTATIALAGLEGLEARPAGKLSGGQQRRLHYALAICGRPDLLVLDEPTTGLDHEARRQLWTTVRDEADGGAAVLLTTHYLEEADALADRIIVIDEGRIIADDAPAAIKARVAGSTIRCRTALSKHQLAALPGVRSIDRNGAAATLMVADGAATARALLGTDPTICDLTITAASLEDALSHLSSMKRAA